From one Candidatus Neomarinimicrobiota bacterium genomic stretch:
- a CDS encoding thiamine diphosphokinase: MPLEPPVVILADGDFPTHHRPLEALRRAGTLICCDGAANHLLGRFPEPDVVVGDLDSISADARFAFRDRLVELPSQQSNDLEKALKWAAKAGAREVTIIGAIGQRDDHSFGNLVMLWNDFGLEVTVLTDAGQFTPVRLAHTFDSFPGQNVSLFPESTAVRITTSGLVYQLKDAALIPIHKGTSNRSRGTVFTVEVSGGAVLVFQSYPPEG; the protein is encoded by the coding sequence ATGCCCCTGGAACCGCCGGTAGTCATCCTGGCTGACGGTGATTTTCCCACCCATCACCGTCCGCTTGAAGCGTTGCGCCGGGCGGGTACGCTCATCTGCTGTGATGGGGCAGCGAACCATCTGCTGGGGCGCTTCCCGGAGCCGGACGTGGTGGTGGGTGACCTGGATTCAATCAGCGCTGATGCCCGGTTCGCCTTCCGCGATCGGTTGGTCGAGTTGCCCTCCCAACAGTCGAATGACCTGGAGAAGGCCCTCAAGTGGGCGGCAAAGGCGGGAGCAAGGGAGGTCACCATTATTGGCGCCATCGGCCAGCGGGATGATCACAGCTTCGGCAATCTAGTCATGCTCTGGAACGACTTCGGCCTGGAAGTGACTGTGCTTACCGATGCAGGACAGTTCACGCCGGTGCGGCTGGCCCACACTTTCGATTCCTTTCCGGGACAAAACGTGTCCCTGTTCCCTGAATCTACCGCCGTCCGCATCACTACCTCGGGATTAGTATACCAGCTAAAGGACGCTGCTTTAATTCCGATCCATAAGGGGACATCCAATCGCAGCCGGGGCACCGTCTTCACTGTTGAAGTCTCCGGCGGTGCCGTGCTGGTTTTTCAAAGCTATCCTCCCGAAGGCTGA